A window of Solanum stenotomum isolate F172 chromosome 3, ASM1918654v1, whole genome shotgun sequence contains these coding sequences:
- the LOC125860622 gene encoding uncharacterized protein LOC125860622, whose translation MEDTSSSIPPNNATTPGAAKYLAGLPSRGLFSSNVLSSTPGGMRVYVCDHETSPPEDQLIKTNQQNILIRSLMLKKQRGEYSSKDGKGISSNDNGRKRAAEKALDSRASAKKATTSNHAASAQETSKTRAPEIQNMTVEKLRALLKEKGLSLRGRKDELIARLRGDT comes from the exons ATGGAGGATACCTCATCATCCATTCCTCCGAACAATGCCACAACTCCCGGTGCGGCCAAATACCTGGCCGGCCTCCCTTCTCGCGGCCTTTTCTCCTCCAACGTCCTCTCCTCTACTCCG GGTGGAATGCGAGTATATGTTTGCGATCACGAAACGTCACCTCCGG AGGACCAGCTTATTAAGACCAACCAGCAAAACATATTGATTAGGTCTCTCATGCTTAAGAAGCAGAGAGGTGAATATAGTTCAAAAGACGGCAAGGGGATTTCCTCAAATGACAATGGTAGAAAAAG AGCTGCTGAAAAAGCATTGGACAGTAGGGCATCAGCCAAGAAGGCTACCACCAGTAACCATGCTGCCTCTGCCCAAG AAACTTCAAAAACTCGTGCACCTGAAATACAAAATATGACTGTTGAGAAGCTACGGGCTTTGTTAAAGGAGAAAGGTCTTTCACTGAGAGGAAGGAAG GATGAACTAATTGCTCGGTTAAGGGGGGACACATGA
- the LOC125858164 gene encoding ribonuclease J produces the protein MAAAFSAISLCPYKLCHQLNPRKHFISCYTPSTSSIGVRGSKGPRKRPDKLEGAGRSMDDSVQRRMEQFYEGSDGPPLRVLPIGGLGEIGMNCMLVGNYDRYILIDAGIMFPGYDEPGVQKIIPDTTFIKKWSHKIEAVIITHGHEDHIGALPWVIPALDSHTPIFASSFTMELIKKRLKEFGIFVPSRLKVFKTRRKFTAGPFEVEPITVTHSIPDCSGIVLRCSDGTILHTGDWKIDESPLDGKVFDREALEELSKEGVTLMMSDSTNVLSPGRTLSETVVADSLLRRISAAKGRVITTQFASNIHRLGSVKAAADLTGRKLVFVGMSLRTYLDAAWKDGKAPIDPSTLVKVEDIDAYAPKDLLIVTTGSQAEPRAALNLASYGSSHSLKLNKEDLVLYSAKVIPGNDTRVMQMLNRISDIGSTIVMGKNELLHTSGHAHREELEEVLRIVKPQHFLPVHGELLFLKEHELLGKSTGIRHTAVIKNGEMLGISHLRNRKVLSSGFISLGKEKLQLMYSDGDKAFGTAAELCIDERLRIASDGIIVVSMEILRPQSTDGMTEKALKGKIRITTRCLWLDKGKLLDALHKAAHASLSSCPLNCPLSHMERTVSEVLRKLVRKYSSKRPEVIAIAFENPAGVLADEINGKLSGKSHVGFGISALRNVLDEDQKRRQANGARAEEGNGHGYPIDDAAEQVKGDDMDIERLTHDGATTSSANSLDEYSTTEEESESSRKESIQIDSGFPQSMMKSSRPLKRNRWKHDEIKKLITLHGELHSKFQVVRGRMALWEEISSNLLSIGVDRSPGQCKSLWASLVQKYEENKSDEKSQDKWPYYEEMSKILSDLEATAQK, from the exons ATGGCCGCCGCTTTCAGTGCTATTTCACTCTGTCCGTACAAACTATGCCACCAGCTAAACCCTAGAAAACACTTTATTTCTTGCTATACTCCATCTACTTCTTCTATAG GTGTACGTGGATCAAAAGGTCCTCGTAAAAGACCTGATAAATTGGAGGGCGCTGGAAGAAGCATGGATGATTCTGTCCAACGAAGGATGGAACAATTCTATGAAGGGTCTGATGGCCCACCTTTACGTGTTCTTCCTATTGGTGGTCTGGGAGAAATTGGGATGAATTGCATGCTTGTTGGAAATTATGATCGTTATATTCTTATTGATGCTGGAATAATGTTCCCAGG CTATGACGAGCCTGGTGTCCAGAAGATTATCCCTGATacaacatttattaagaaatggAGCCACAAAATTGAAGCAGTTATTATAACCCATGGACATGAGGACCACATTGGTGCGCTGCCGTGG GTAATTCCTGCTCTGGATTCTCATACACCGATTTTTGCATCATCGTTTACAATGGAG CTAATTAAGAAGCGACTGAAGGAGTTTGGGATATTTGTTCCATCTAGGCTTAAGGTATTTAAAACAAGAAGGAAATTTACGGCTGGGCCCTTTGAGGTAGAACCTATAACGGTTACCCATTCTATTCCAGATTGTAGTGGAATAGTATTACGTTGTTCTGATGGTACCATCCTCCATACAGGTGACTGGAAG ATAGATGAGTCACCACTCGATGGGAAGGTTTTTGACCGCGAGGCCCTTGAGGAACTTTCAAAAGAAGGTGTTACTTTG atgaTGAGTGATTCAACAAATGTCCTTTCCCCTGGAAGGACACTCAGTGAAACTGTAGTTGCAGATTCGTTGCTGAGGCGCATTTCAGCTGCCAAAGGAAGGGTTATCACTACCCAGTTTGCATCTAACATCCATCGTCTTGGCAGTGTGAAAGCTGCAGCTGACTTGACCGGCAGAAAGCTG GTATTTGTTGGCATGTCTTTGAGGACGTATCTTGACGCTGCATGGAAAGATGGGAAGGCACCAATCGACCCATCAACTCTG GTGAAGGTGGAAGATATTGACGCTTATGCCCCAAAAGATTTGCTGATTGTGACAACAGGTTCTCAA GCAGAACCACGTGCTGCGTTGAATCTTGCTTCATATGGAAGTAGTCACTCACTCAAATTAAACAAAGAAGATCTAGTTTTATATTCAGCCAAG GTGATTCCTGGTAATGATACCCGGGTGATGCAAATGTTGAACCGTATATCAGATATTGGATCAACTATAGTGATGGGAAAGAATGAGCTGCTCCATACATCCGGCCATGCTCATCGTGAAGAGCTG GAAGAAGTTCTAAGGATTGTGAAGCCGCAACATTTTCTTCCGGTCCATGGCGAGCTCTTATTCCTTAAAGAGCATGAATTATTAGGGAAATCAACTGGAATTCGGCATACAGCT GTTATCAAGAACGGAGAGATGCTTGGAATCTCCCATTTGAGGAACAGAAAAGTTCTATCCAGTGGTTTCATTTCCTTAGGAAAGGAGAAGTTGCAG TTGATGTATAGTGATGGTGACAAAGCATTTGGTACAGCTGCTGAACTTTGTATTGATGAGAGACTTAGAATTGCTTCGGATGGTATTATAGTGGTCAG TATGGAAATACTACGTCCTCAATCCACGGATGGTATGACAGAGAAAGCTTTGAAGGGAAAAATAAGAATAACCACACGCTGCTTGTGGCTTGACAAAGGGAAACTTCTGGATGCGCTCCATAAAGCTGCACATGCTTCACTTTCAAGCTGTCCATTGAATTGCCCATTGTCCCACATGGAAAGAACTGTGTCTGAAGTTCTTAGGAAATTGGTCAGGAAATACAGTAGTAAAAGACCTGAGGTTATTGCCATTGCCTTTGAAAATCCTGCAGGAGTCCTGGCTGATGAAATCAATGGAAAACTTTCTGGAAAATCACATGTAGGTTTTGGAATTTCTGCACTGAGAAATGTATTGGATGAAGATCAGAAAAGAAGACAGGCAAATGGAGCACGTGCAGAAGAAGGTAATGGCCATGGCTATCCAATTGATGATGCAGCTGAGCAAGTGAAAG GTGATGATATGGATATTGAGAGACTTACGCATGATGGAGCAACTACTTCAAGTGCAAACTCACTGGATGAATATTCTACCACTGAG GAGGAATCAGAATCGTCCAGAAAAGAGAGCATTCAAATTGATTCTGGCTTCCCACAATCTATGATGAAATCTTCCAGGCCTTTGAAGAGAAACAGATGGAAACATGATGAGATAAAGAAATTGATTACGTTGCACGGGGAACTCCACAGCAAGTTCCAAGTTGTTCGTGGACGAATGGCACTATGGGAAGAGATATCTTCAAATTTACTTTCTATTGGAGTTGATCGAAGTCCTGGACAGTGTAAATCTCTCTGGGCTTCTTTGGTTCAAAAGTATGAG GAAAACAAGAGTGACGAGAAAAGCCAGGATAAATGGCCTTACTACGAGGAGATGAGTAAAATCTTGTCTGATTTGGAGGCAACGGCCCAGAAATGA
- the LOC125859869 gene encoding SWI/SNF complex component SNF12 homolog — MNNNNPVKNVSLGTSVPMQIPQSMPINHNQPAARHLSQSPAQRGPHFPGHFQLSESRSHAPFQGQAQAFSHFITSGVNTNAGVSSPAASTPNTASGGARKVLHRPPSRTGGSSNHGQATASPLKTMELTPAVRRKKRKVSDRFIPDKVAASLPESALYSQLLEIEGRVDALLSRKKIDMLESLKSPPRFQKTLRIYVFNTFANQTPANPDSDSAEPASWSLKIIGRILGGGPGPLASEKEQKFGVACPKFSSFFKKVTVYLDQSLYPDNHVILWDSSRSPALHEGFEIKRKGDKELTAIIRLEMNYMPEKFKLSPALQEVLGIEVETRARVLAALWYYIKTKKLQISHDTSSFTCDPSLRKIFGDEKLKFSLVPQKINPHLTAPQPIHLEHRIKLSGSNPAGNTCYDVLVDVPFTLQKELSTFLSDLEKNKDIDAYDETISTAIKKIHEHQRRRAFFLGFSQSPTDFVNALVASQARDLKLVSDDSTRDSEMERRSEFYNQTWTEDAVVRYLNRNHASGADHSARK, encoded by the exons ATGAATAACAATAATCCAGTCAAGAATGTTAGTTTAGGAACCTCAGTTCCAATGCAAATTCCTCAATCTATGCCGATAAACCATAATCAACCAGCTGCTCGTCACTTGTCCCAGTCACCAGCACAACGTGGTCCACATTTCCCTGGCCATTTTCAGTTATCTGAATCACGATCTCATGCCCCATTTCAAGGTCAAGCTCAGGCCTTTAGCCATTTCATCACTTCAGGGGTTAATACCAATGCTGGTGTCTCATCCCCTGCTGCTTCTACACCCAATACAGCTTCTGGGGGTGCTAGAAAGGTGCTCCATAGACCACCTTCTCGGACTGGTGGTTCATCTAACCATGGTCAAGCAACTGCTTCTCCTTTAAAGACAATGGAATTAACCCCTGCTGTGCGTAGGAAAAAGCGAAAAGTTTCTGACAGGTTTATACCCGATAAGGTGGCTGCGAGTTTGCCCGAGTCAGCACTTTACTCTCAGTTGCTTGAAATTGAGGGTCGTGTAGATGCTCTTCTTTCTAGAAAGAAGATTGACATGTTGGAATCCCTTAAGAGTCCTCCGCGTTTCCAGAAAACTCTCAGAATTTATGTATTCAATACTTTCGCTAATCAGACACCAGCTAATCCGGACAGCGATTCTGCTGAGCCAGCTTCATGGTCTCTTAAGATTATTGGAAGGATCTTGGGAGGTGGGCCGGGTCCTCTAGCATCTGAAAAGGAGCAGAAATTTGGTGTAGCTTGCCCCAAGTTTTCATCTTTCTTCAAGAAAGTTACTGTTTACTTGGATCAGAGTCTATATCCTGATAACCATGTAATTTTATGGGATAGTTCTCGATCACCAGCCCTTCATGAGGGTTTTGAGATTAAGAGAAAAGGGGATAAGGAGCTTACTGCAATCATCAGACTGGAGATGAATTATATGCCTGAGAAATTTAAACTATCGCCAGCTTTGCAGGAAGTTCTTGGTATTGAGGTTGAGACACGAGCTAGAGTTTTAGCTGCTCTGTGGTACTACATAAAAACTAAGAAGCTACAGATATCCCATGACACCTCCTCATTCACTTGTGATCCTTCTCTAAGGAAGATTTTTGGagatgaaaagttgaaattttccCTGGTTCCCCAAAAGATTAATCCGCATCTGACTGCCCCTCAACCTATTCACCTGGAGCACAGGATTAAGCTTTCTGGAAGTAACCCAGCTGGGAACACTTGTTATGATGTACTGGTTGATGTTCCCTTCACATTGCAGAAGGAATTGTCCACATTCTTATCTGATTTAGAGAAGAACAAGGATATTGATGCATATGATGAAACTATTTCCACCGCTATAAAGAAAATCCATGAACATCAGAGAAGGCGAGCTTTCTTCCTGGGATTTAGTCAGTCACCTACCGATTTTGTTAATGCATTAGTTGCATCTCAAGCTAGGGATCTTAAGCTTGTTTCTGATGATTCGACCCGTGATTCAGAAATGGAGAGACGTTCTGAATTCTACAATCAGACTTG GACTGAAGACGCCGTCGTCCGCTACTTGAACCGCAATCATGCTTCTGGTGCTGACCATTCTGCAAGAAAATAG
- the LOC125860774 gene encoding putative pentatricopeptide repeat-containing protein At5g59200, chloroplastic: protein MIVAAVAAASPPISPPYLNSNPGSFRDRKQLLFKLQKCKSIQHASPIHAHIIKNGNPNDPFILFELLRICSRCCSIEYASTIFRQTPDPNVFLYTAFIEVLVSSGAYSDGIKTYFQMIKDFILPDHYIIPLVLKACGSTLDLKSGEQIHCQVMKFGMSSDRFVRVKLMELYGKCGEFNDAKKVLDEMPQRDVVASTVMISCYLDHGLVSKAIDEFRLVSTKDNVCWTAMIDGLVRNGEMNYALELFREMQMAGVKPNEVTIVCLLSACAQLGALELGKWVHSYVEKYNIEVNHIVGSALVNMYSRCGDIDEAASLFEDLKARDVTTYNSMIVGYALNGKSIEAIKIFQRMKHEGVKPTSITFSGVLNACSHGGLVDIGFDIFESMETEYGIERRIEHYGCMVDLLGRVGRLQEAYDFILKGNIAPDNIIWGSLLSACRIHKNFELGERVGKILLEYGAADSGTYILLSNVYASRGKFKEAAQVRAKLREEGVQKEPGCSSIEVNNEIHEFLLGDIRHPEREAIYSKLKELNDMLESEDYAPATDVISQDIEEHEKRWALSIHSERLAICYGLISTKPCTTIRVVKNLRVCNDCHSVIKLISKITRRKVVVRDRNRFHHFENGVCSCGDYW, encoded by the coding sequence ATGATAGTCGCCGCCGTCGCCGCGGCGTCACCACCTATTTCCCCGCCATATTTGAACTCAAATCCCGGCAGTTTCCGAGATCGAAAGCAACTTCTCTTCAAGTTACAGAAATGCAAAAGCATTCAACACGCCTCTCCAATTCATGCCCACATAATAAAAAACGGTAACCCCAATGACCCCTTTATTCTATTCGAGCTTCTTCGCATTTGTTCTAGATGCTGCTCCATTGAATATGCTTCCACGATTTTCCGGCAAACCCCCGACCCAAATGTATTTCTCTATACTGCTTTTATTGAAGTGCTCGTGTCTTCAGGGGCTTACTCTGATGGAATTAAAacttattttcaaatgattaaGGATTTCATTTTACCTGATCATTATATAATACCTTTGGTTCTTAAGGCATGTGGGTCTACGTTAGATTTAAAGAGCGGTGAGCAAATCCATTGCCAGGTTATGAAATTCGGAATGAGTTCAGACAGGTTCGTGAGGGTAAAGCTAATGGAACTTTATGGAAAATGCGGAGAGTTTAATGATGCAAAGAAGGTGCTTGATGAAATGCCTCAAAGAGATGTTGTTGCCTCCACGGTTATGATATCGTGTTATCTTGATCATGGACTAGTGAGTAAGGCAATTGATGAATTTCGGCTGGTTTCTACCAAGGATAATGTCTGCTGGACAGCTATGATTGATGGGTTGGTTAGAAATGGTGAAATGAATTATGCATTGGAGTTGTTCAGGGAAATGCAGATGGCGGGTGTAAAGCCTAATGAGGTTACGATTGTTTGCCTTCTATCTGCTTGTGCGCAGTTGGGAGCATTAGAGCTTGGTAAATGGGTTCATTCGTATGTGGAGAAGTACAACATTGAAGTTAATCATATAGTTGGTTCAGCTTTGGTGAACATGTATTCAAGGTGTGGAGATATCGATGAGGCAGCTAGTCTTTTTGAAGACTTGAAAGCTAGAGATGTAACCACTTATAATTCTATGATTGTGGGGTATGCATTGAATGGGAAGAGTATCGAAGCTATCAAAATATTCCAGAGAATGAAACATGAAGGAGTTAAACCGACAAGTATTACCTTTTCTGGTGTTCTGAATGCCTGCAGTCATGGCGGGTTAGTGGATATTGGGTTCGACATCTTTGAGAGTATGGAAACTGAATATGGAATAGAACGACGAATTGAACATTACGGATGTATGGTTGATCTTCTTGGTCGTGTAGGACGTCTTCAGGAGGCATATGATTTTATACTAAAAGGCAATATTGCTCCAGACAATATAATTTGGGGATCGTTGTTAAGTGCTTGTAGAATCCATAAAAATTTTGAACTAGGTGAGAGGGTTGGTAAGATTCTACTGGAGTATGGTGCTGCTGATTCTGGAACGTATATTCTTCTGTCTAATGTCTATGCTTCGAGGGGTAAATTTAAGGAAGCAGCACAAGTGAGAGCGAAGTTGAGAGAAGAAGGTGTCCAGAAAGAACCAGGTTGCAGTTCGATAGAAGTGAATAATGAGATCCATGAGTTCCTTTTGGGAGACATCAGACATCCCGAAAGGGAAGCAATATACAGTAAACTGAAGGAGCTGAATGATATGCTGGAATCCGAAGATTATGCTCCAGCAACCGATGTCATCTCACAAGATATTGAAGAACACGAGAAAAGATGGGCGTTGAGCATACATAGCGAAAGACTTGCAATATGCTATGGCTTGATCTCAACCAAACCATGTACCACAATAAGAGTTGTAAAAAATCTTAGAGTTTGCAATGACTGTCATTCAGTTATTAAGCTTATATCTAAGATCACACGGAGAAAAGTTGTTGTAAGAGATCGGAATAGGTTTCACCATTTTGAAAATGGTGTTTGTTCTTGTGGTGACTACTGGTAA
- the LOC125860423 gene encoding 60S ribosomal protein L17-2-like, with protein sequence MVKYSREPDNPTKSCKSRGSSLRVHFKNTRETAHALRKMPLDKAKRYLEDVLAHKQAIPFTRFCRGVGRTAQAKNRHSNGQGRWPVKSAGFILDLLKNAESNAEVKGLDVDSLYISHIQVNEAQKQRRRTYRAHGRINPYMSHPCHIELILSEKEESVKKEPESQLAPRKAKA encoded by the exons ATG GTGAAGTATTCAAGGGAACCCGATAACCCCACCAAAT CTTGCAAATCCAGGGGTTCAAGTCTCCGAGTTCATTTCAAG AATACACGAGAGACTGCCCATGCTCTTAGGAAGATGCCATTGGACAAGGCCAAGAGATATCTAGAGGATGTTCTTGCCCACAAACAAGCCATTCCCTTCACTCGCTTTTGTCGTGGGGTTGGTCGCACTGCTCAGGCAAAGAATCGCCATTCAAATGGTCAAGGACGTTGGCCTGTCAAATCAGCAGGGTTTATTCTAGATTTGCTCAAAAATGCTGAGAGCAACGCTGAG GTGAAAGGTTTGGATGTGGATTCACTTTATATTTCTCACATCCAAGTGAATGAAGCTCAAAAACAGAGGCGTCGTACCTACCGTGCACACGGAAGAATTAACC CCTATATGTCTCACCCCTGCCATATTGAGTTGATTTTATCTGAGAAGGAAGAGTCTGTCAAGAAAGAG CCGGAGAGTCAGTTGGCTCCTAGGAAGGCAAAGGCGTGA